A genomic window from Longimicrobium sp. includes:
- a CDS encoding metallophosphoesterase family protein, whose protein sequence is MKIGIISDTHGLLRSEVFDVFAGVEHILHAGDVGSADILAELETIAPVTAVWGNTDGFDVRKRIPEVAHVELDGVPVVVLHGMQLGSPTPEKAAAAYSGAGLVVFGHSHKPVIRQVMGTLAVNPGSAGPLRFRDPVTVALAELVDGQVTARLVDLDPKLK, encoded by the coding sequence ATGAAGATCGGGATCATCTCCGACACGCACGGGCTGCTGCGGAGCGAGGTGTTCGACGTGTTCGCCGGGGTCGAGCACATCCTGCACGCGGGCGACGTCGGCTCGGCCGACATCCTCGCGGAGCTGGAGACGATCGCGCCCGTGACGGCGGTGTGGGGGAACACGGACGGCTTCGACGTGCGGAAGCGGATTCCCGAGGTGGCGCACGTGGAGCTGGACGGGGTGCCGGTCGTGGTGCTGCACGGGATGCAGCTCGGCTCGCCGACTCCTGAGAAGGCCGCCGCGGCGTACAGCGGCGCGGGGCTCGTCGTCTTCGGCCACTCGCACAAGCCGGTGATCCGACAGGTGATGGGAACGCTCGCGGTGAACCCCGGAAGCGCCGGCCCCCTGCGCTTCCGCGATCCCGTGACGGTCGCGCTCGCGGAGCTGGTGGACGGGCAGGTCACCGCGCGCCTGGTGGATCTGGATCCCAAGCTGAAGTAG
- a CDS encoding flavin prenyltransferase UbiX: MRDAPVVFGITGASGAPYAVRLLRALNDSGTAVRLIVSGYGLRLLAEETEIDGIDALRAATGDWSRVELYDSLDRGATPASGSAPSRGMVICPCSMGTLASIAAGTSRNLVERAADVALKERRTLILVPRETPFSLIHLENMTRLTRAGATILPAAPGFYNRPKTIADLVDFVVARVLDHLGVEHMLGRRWRSGEDAAGTGSGERGA; this comes from the coding sequence GTGAGGGACGCGCCGGTCGTCTTCGGAATCACCGGCGCGTCGGGTGCGCCGTACGCCGTGCGCCTGCTGCGCGCCCTCAACGATTCCGGCACCGCCGTCCGGCTGATCGTCTCCGGCTACGGCCTGCGGCTGCTGGCGGAGGAGACGGAGATCGACGGGATCGACGCCCTGCGCGCCGCTACCGGCGACTGGTCGCGCGTGGAGCTGTACGACTCGCTCGACCGAGGCGCCACGCCGGCGTCGGGCTCGGCGCCTTCGCGCGGGATGGTGATCTGCCCGTGCTCCATGGGGACGCTCGCCTCCATCGCGGCGGGGACCTCGCGCAACCTGGTGGAGCGCGCGGCGGACGTGGCGCTGAAGGAGCGCAGGACGCTCATCCTGGTGCCCCGCGAGACGCCGTTCTCGCTCATCCACCTGGAGAACATGACGCGGCTGACGCGCGCCGGGGCCACCATCCTCCCCGCGGCGCCGGGCTTCTACAACCGGCCGAAGACGATCGCGGACCTGGTGGACTTCGTCGTGGCGCGGGTGCTGGACCACCTGGGCGTGGAGCACATGCTCGGGCGGCGCTGGCGGAGCGGGGAGGACGCAGCGGGAACAGGGAGTGGCGAACGGGGGGCATAG
- a CDS encoding UbiA-like polyprenyltransferase — MSTERIMEGQHIRGRGKVADLSNLVKLPHTIFALPFALVGATLASYEHSVRVTDVFLILTAFTSARFAAMGFNRIVDRAIDARNPRTMMREIPAGKLSVGEAAAAVVVASGIFFLCAALLNPLCLMLAPLALGWILFYSYTKRFTRWAHLVLGFALAIAPVGAYLAIAGEWSRPAGALLALAGAVLCWVAGFDILYSLQDMEFDRAEGLHSVPAALGARGALAVSRTLHVLSTALFVALGFLVPGLGTLYFVAAAVIGVMLVYEQSLVRADDFSRIDAAFFNVNGAISVVFFLMVLAERLLA; from the coding sequence ATGTCGACTGAGCGTATCATGGAAGGCCAGCACATCCGCGGGCGCGGAAAGGTGGCCGACCTTTCAAATCTGGTGAAGCTGCCGCACACCATCTTTGCGCTGCCGTTCGCGCTGGTGGGGGCGACGCTGGCGTCTTATGAGCACTCCGTGCGGGTGACGGACGTGTTCCTGATCCTAACGGCGTTCACCTCGGCGCGGTTCGCGGCGATGGGGTTCAATCGGATCGTGGACCGCGCCATCGACGCCAGGAACCCGCGCACGATGATGCGCGAGATCCCGGCGGGAAAGCTGAGCGTGGGCGAGGCGGCGGCGGCGGTGGTGGTGGCGAGCGGGATCTTCTTTCTCTGCGCGGCGCTGCTCAACCCGCTCTGCCTGATGCTGGCGCCGCTCGCGCTGGGGTGGATCCTCTTCTACTCGTATACGAAGCGCTTCACCCGGTGGGCGCACCTGGTGCTGGGTTTTGCGCTCGCCATTGCGCCGGTGGGGGCGTACCTCGCGATCGCGGGGGAGTGGAGCCGGCCGGCGGGGGCGCTGCTGGCGCTGGCCGGGGCGGTGCTCTGCTGGGTGGCCGGGTTCGACATCCTCTACTCGCTGCAGGACATGGAGTTCGATCGCGCGGAAGGGCTGCACTCGGTGCCGGCAGCGCTGGGCGCGAGAGGGGCGCTTGCGGTCTCCAGGACGTTGCACGTGCTCTCGACGGCGCTCTTCGTGGCGCTCGGGTTCCTGGTGCCGGGGCTGGGCACGCTGTACTTCGTGGCCGCGGCGGTGATCGGGGTGATGCTGGTGTACGAGCAGAGCCTGGTGCGCGCCGACGATTTCTCCAGGATCGACGCGGCGTTCTTCAACGTGAACGGCGCCATCTCCGTTGTGTTCTTTCTGATGGTGCTCGCGGAAAGGCTGCTCGCGTGA
- a CDS encoding nucleotidyltransferase, which yields MLSPDYRDMLSELSAAGVEFLIVGAFAMAAHRMPRATGDMDVWVRPDLENARRVWTALANFGAPVDRVTPEELAEPDMFFQIGVVPVRIDVLTAIDGVTFDEAWAERVYREFEGMRVPVLSREHLLINKKATGRPKDLADVAWIEEQDVD from the coding sequence ATGCTCAGCCCCGACTACAGAGACATGCTTTCCGAGTTGTCCGCGGCCGGGGTTGAGTTCCTGATCGTCGGCGCGTTCGCCATGGCGGCGCATCGCATGCCTCGCGCGACGGGCGACATGGACGTGTGGGTGCGTCCGGATCTCGAGAATGCACGCCGCGTCTGGACGGCGCTGGCGAACTTCGGCGCTCCGGTCGACCGCGTAACGCCTGAGGAGCTTGCCGAGCCGGACATGTTCTTCCAGATCGGTGTGGTACCGGTCCGCATAGACGTGCTTACCGCCATCGACGGTGTCACGTTCGATGAAGCATGGGCGGAGCGTGTGTATCGAGAGTTCGAAGGAATGCGCGTGCCGGTGTTGAGCCGCGAGCACCTGTTGATCAACAAGAAAGCCACGGGTCGGCCAAAGGATCTCGCCGATGTCGCGTGGATCGAGGAGCAGGATGTCGACTGA